One window from the genome of Egibacteraceae bacterium encodes:
- a CDS encoding EAL domain-containing protein, with product MDRLRILVADSDASVRDVLAELLTPQRGFELVAMVADGYEAVDEACRHRPDVALLATKMPGGGQQTARRIRAASPPTQVVAFSTYADRGAVVEMFRAGAVGYLTKGTATNREIVETLRRSAAGEVVLPPPVAAHVLDELRAKLEHRNVTSRDRQEVGSRVRAALASRRMGLVFQPIIDVRNRAVIGVEALARFPQEPRRGPDVWFDAARSAGLHVELELLAVDLALAELPRVPTRAHVALNVSPEVATNGALQAAVLAAAPARTVLEITEHAQIDDYDAFNRGLEPLRAAGVHLAVDDAGAGFASLRHILLLAPDLIKLDVSLIRDIHVDRARRAMARALITFASETGAEVVAEGIEDPAELAALRDLGVVYGQGYLLGRPGPLSVLEGSAADL from the coding sequence TTGGACCGCCTGCGCATCCTCGTGGCCGACTCCGACGCGTCGGTGCGCGACGTGCTCGCCGAGCTGCTCACCCCTCAGCGGGGATTCGAGCTCGTCGCGATGGTCGCCGACGGCTATGAGGCCGTCGACGAGGCTTGCAGGCACCGGCCCGACGTCGCCCTGCTGGCTACGAAGATGCCCGGCGGCGGCCAGCAGACAGCCCGGCGCATCCGCGCGGCCTCGCCGCCCACCCAGGTGGTGGCGTTTTCGACCTACGCCGACCGGGGTGCGGTCGTCGAGATGTTCAGGGCGGGCGCGGTGGGTTATCTCACGAAGGGCACAGCGACCAACCGCGAGATCGTCGAGACGCTCCGCAGATCCGCCGCCGGGGAGGTCGTGCTGCCGCCACCGGTCGCCGCCCATGTGCTCGACGAGTTGCGCGCGAAGCTGGAGCATCGCAACGTCACGAGCAGGGACCGCCAGGAGGTCGGCTCCCGTGTCCGAGCGGCGCTGGCGTCCCGGCGGATGGGACTGGTGTTCCAGCCGATCATCGACGTCCGCAACCGGGCGGTGATCGGTGTCGAAGCCCTGGCACGCTTCCCTCAGGAGCCCCGCCGGGGGCCCGACGTGTGGTTCGACGCCGCCCGATCGGCAGGCCTGCACGTGGAGCTGGAGCTGCTCGCCGTCGATCTCGCCCTCGCCGAGCTCCCCCGCGTGCCCACCCGGGCCCATGTTGCGCTCAACGTCTCCCCCGAGGTCGCCACCAACGGAGCGCTGCAGGCCGCGGTCTTGGCGGCGGCCCCGGCCCGCACGGTGCTGGAGATCACCGAGCACGCCCAGATCGACGACTACGACGCGTTCAACCGCGGCTTGGAGCCGCTGCGGGCGGCGGGCGTCCACCTCGCGGTGGACGACGCGGGCGCGGGCTTCGCGAGCTTGCGGCACATCCTGCTCCTGGCCCCTGACCTCATCAAGCTCGACGTCTCCCTGATCCGCGACATCCATGTGGACCGCGCGCGTCGGGCGATGGCCCGCGCGCTCATCACGTTTGCGAGCGAGACCGGAGCGGAGGTCGTGGCCGAAGGCATCGAGGACCCGGCAGAGCTGGCGGCGCTGCGTGACCTCGGCGTGGTCTACGGTCAGGGCTACCTGCTCGGGCGTCCGGGACCGCTCAGCGTCCTCGAGGGTTCGGCGGCTGACTTGTGA
- a CDS encoding response regulator, giving the protein MATILVVDDSAVSRLRLSTSLVECGHQVLEATNGAEGLGVARVEHPDVVITDLLMPKVDGYAFVRELRGDPATAQIPVVIYTAAYAEDEVRNVAEAYGITEVLTKSAEPTAVCGTVRRALRRPAASQEPPPSGTASEREHLAVLNGKLLEKVRELELADRERQRLVGHLAQAQEEERWRIATDIHDDSMQVMTAVAMRLEMLGESVSDPDLRAQQAKLEQAVRLAIARLRQLTFALSPEGLEGDGLAATLETYLERSSSEAGYAFVLEDRTVSQPAPGLRALLYRTAQEALVNVAKHARASKVKVVLDELEGGYLVRVEDDGVGFSLETVEDLRPGHLGLTSMRQRAQLAHGWWRIDSAPGHGTVVESWLPATPPAADLGV; this is encoded by the coding sequence ATGGCCACTATCCTCGTTGTTGACGACAGCGCCGTGAGCCGCTTGCGGCTGTCCACGTCTCTGGTCGAGTGCGGGCACCAGGTGCTGGAGGCCACCAACGGCGCTGAAGGGCTCGGTGTCGCGCGGGTGGAGCACCCAGACGTCGTCATCACCGACCTGCTCATGCCCAAGGTGGACGGCTACGCGTTCGTGCGGGAGTTACGCGGTGACCCGGCGACCGCCCAGATCCCCGTGGTCATCTACACCGCCGCATACGCCGAGGATGAGGTGCGCAACGTCGCCGAGGCCTACGGCATCACCGAGGTGCTCACGAAGTCGGCCGAACCGACCGCCGTCTGCGGCACGGTGCGCAGGGCGCTGCGGCGACCCGCTGCCTCCCAGGAGCCGCCGCCGTCCGGAACTGCCTCCGAACGCGAGCACTTGGCGGTGCTCAACGGCAAGCTGCTGGAGAAGGTGCGTGAGCTCGAACTCGCCGACCGGGAGCGCCAGCGCCTCGTGGGACACCTCGCGCAAGCGCAGGAGGAGGAGCGGTGGCGTATCGCCACCGACATCCACGACGACTCCATGCAGGTCATGACGGCGGTGGCGATGCGCCTGGAGATGCTCGGCGAGTCAGTGTCCGACCCGGACCTTCGAGCCCAGCAGGCCAAGCTGGAGCAAGCCGTGCGGCTGGCGATCGCCCGCCTGCGCCAGCTGACGTTCGCGCTGTCGCCGGAGGGCCTGGAGGGCGACGGGCTCGCGGCCACCCTGGAAACGTACCTGGAGCGCTCCTCGTCCGAGGCGGGTTATGCGTTCGTGCTGGAGGACCGCACGGTGAGCCAGCCGGCCCCCGGCCTTCGCGCGCTGCTGTACCGCACCGCGCAGGAGGCGCTCGTCAACGTCGCCAAGCACGCCCGGGCCAGCAAGGTGAAGGTCGTCCTGGACGAGCTCGAAGGCGGGTACCTTGTCCGCGTCGAGGACGACGGGGTCGGGTTCTCCCTGGAGACGGTCGAAGATCTCAGACCCGGCCATCTCGGGCTGACGTCCATGCGCCAGCGCGCCCAGCTCGCCCACGGCTGGTGGCGCATCGACAGCGCGCCCGGCCATGGCACGGTGGTGGAGTCCTGGCTTCCGGCTACCCCGCCGGCCGCCGACCTGGGTGTGTGA